In Streptomyces sp. NBC_01707, a genomic segment contains:
- a CDS encoding mandelate racemase/muconate lactonizing enzyme family protein, with amino-acid sequence MRITGYRSIATVHEWGRPVGDVNGVIPSGITEVPIVLLETDEGLTGVGLGSHPDVHRVFPALEGQDPRAVTSLYDRMLSYVFKSGHSGHTFGTIGALDMALWDLKAKIAQEPLWRTLGAAERFVPGYASGLEYALTDDELVAFYERWAARGFTGAKVKGGLDIDRDVSRLTAVRDVLRVNSARPALMYDVNESWGAHQAVRLAQLVEDQVDLTWIEEPVRRWDVAGHRAVATGIRGAVATGENLTGLEHYRPLLDADAVGVVQTGSVWGITHFLRVSTLALAHSLPVSPVGYNANPVAHAAAAVPNHLVTEVQDLSAPVGLRVDQEIADGGIVLGDTPGLGIEVDEEKIAAHTASGQWSAVTGPHVRPVDAGLRLTPRGR; translated from the coding sequence ATGCGAATCACCGGATACCGGTCCATTGCCACGGTCCACGAGTGGGGACGACCGGTGGGCGACGTGAACGGCGTCATACCGAGCGGAATCACCGAGGTCCCGATCGTGCTCCTGGAGACCGACGAGGGCCTCACCGGCGTCGGACTCGGAAGTCACCCGGACGTGCACCGGGTCTTCCCCGCGCTCGAGGGACAGGACCCGCGGGCAGTCACCTCGCTGTACGACAGGATGCTCTCCTACGTCTTCAAGTCCGGGCACAGCGGCCACACGTTCGGGACCATCGGCGCACTCGACATGGCGCTCTGGGACCTCAAGGCGAAGATCGCGCAAGAGCCGCTGTGGCGCACGCTGGGAGCTGCCGAACGCTTCGTACCAGGCTACGCCTCGGGCCTGGAGTACGCACTCACCGACGACGAGTTGGTGGCGTTCTACGAACGATGGGCCGCACGCGGTTTCACGGGCGCGAAGGTCAAGGGCGGGCTCGACATCGACCGGGACGTGAGCCGTCTCACCGCCGTCCGCGACGTCCTGCGGGTCAACAGCGCGCGCCCCGCGCTGATGTACGACGTCAACGAGTCCTGGGGAGCCCATCAAGCGGTGCGTCTCGCCCAACTGGTGGAGGATCAGGTCGACCTCACATGGATCGAGGAACCCGTGCGGCGATGGGACGTGGCCGGTCACCGAGCCGTCGCGACCGGCATCCGCGGCGCGGTCGCCACGGGCGAGAACCTGACAGGCCTGGAACACTACCGGCCGCTGCTCGACGCCGATGCGGTCGGAGTCGTCCAGACCGGCAGCGTGTGGGGCATCACGCACTTCCTGCGGGTGTCGACGCTGGCGCTCGCCCACAGCCTGCCGGTCAGCCCCGTGGGGTACAACGCCAACCCGGTGGCACACGCGGCAGCCGCCGTACCGAACCATCTGGTGACCGAGGTGCAGGATCTGTCCGCCCCGGTCGGGCTGCGGGTGGACCAGGAGATCGCCGACGGGGGGATCGTCCTCGGCGACACCCCGGGCCTGGGCATCGAGGTCGACGAGGAGAAGATCGCCGCTCACACCGCATCGGGGCAGTGGTCTGCTGTAACCGGCCCGCACGTGCGCCCCGTCGATGCCGGCCTGCGCCTCACGCCCCGGGGCCGGTGA
- a CDS encoding ThuA domain-containing protein, producing MNDRLGWKEFEVGQRKALVVRGGWEGHDPVGCTEAFIPRLERAGFGVTVAESLAVYEDAALLAATDLVVHSWSGGELTTLQESALVSAVEAGTGFAGWHGGVIGTNVTNARYLRMVGGRFLWHPDGFQDFTVRIATSPDRDGAITEGVEDFDVVTEHYWVLTDGLNTVLATSVLSPTGDQWGEPVEFPVVWTRRWGAGRVFVCTLGHRVADLEVPQTARIVERGLEWAAR from the coding sequence ATGAACGACCGGCTCGGCTGGAAGGAATTCGAAGTGGGTCAGCGCAAAGCCCTGGTGGTACGCGGTGGTTGGGAGGGCCACGATCCGGTCGGCTGCACCGAGGCGTTCATCCCCCGGCTCGAACGTGCGGGTTTCGGGGTCACCGTCGCCGAGAGCCTGGCGGTCTACGAGGACGCGGCTCTGCTCGCCGCCACCGACCTCGTCGTCCACTCGTGGTCCGGGGGTGAACTGACCACCCTTCAGGAGAGCGCGCTCGTCTCGGCCGTGGAGGCCGGCACGGGATTCGCCGGCTGGCACGGCGGCGTCATCGGAACGAATGTCACCAACGCGCGCTATCTGCGCATGGTCGGGGGGCGGTTTCTCTGGCACCCGGACGGATTCCAGGACTTCACCGTCCGCATCGCCACCTCACCGGACCGGGACGGCGCGATCACCGAGGGCGTCGAAGACTTCGACGTCGTCACCGAGCACTACTGGGTACTGACGGACGGCCTGAACACGGTGCTGGCCACCTCGGTCCTCTCCCCCACCGGAGACCAGTGGGGCGAACCGGTCGAGTTCCCCGTGGTGTGGACGCGCCGCTGGGGGGCCGGGCGGGTCTTCGTGTGCACCCTGGGCCACCGCGTCGCGGACCTGGAAGTACCGCAGACCGCGAGGATCGTGGAACGGGGCCTGGAGTGGGCGGCCCGCTGA
- a CDS encoding FadR/GntR family transcriptional regulator — MSKPSADTVAVSRHQRRRPPLAAAVVQSLATAIVLGEYPPGTALPPAGVLCEQYEVSRTVIREATTTLSEKGLVATRQGWGTVVLDQEQWSLLDPLILDALFQRKDRLIFLDNLIEIRTTLECAMSARAARFIDEAQVAALSAKLDELASLRDDPVAYSRADIEFHEIIHRASQDAFGRAIVSSIQGKAVRSPQYSGDPTREDIEFTHQAHARIATALLARDADEAAEAMRDHITSAWARRRPLDESGT, encoded by the coding sequence ATGAGTAAGCCATCCGCGGACACCGTTGCCGTGTCGCGCCATCAACGGCGCCGGCCGCCCCTCGCCGCCGCCGTCGTGCAGAGCCTGGCGACGGCCATCGTGCTCGGCGAGTACCCGCCCGGAACAGCGCTCCCGCCGGCGGGCGTCCTGTGCGAGCAGTACGAGGTGAGCCGCACCGTCATCCGTGAGGCGACCACGACCCTCTCCGAGAAGGGCCTCGTCGCGACTCGCCAGGGGTGGGGGACGGTTGTGCTCGATCAGGAGCAGTGGAGCCTGCTCGACCCCCTGATCCTCGACGCGCTCTTCCAGCGGAAGGACCGCCTGATCTTCCTCGACAACCTGATCGAGATCAGGACGACTCTGGAATGCGCCATGTCAGCCCGCGCCGCCCGGTTCATCGACGAAGCGCAGGTGGCGGCGCTCTCGGCCAAACTCGACGAACTCGCGTCCCTCAGGGACGATCCGGTGGCCTACTCGCGTGCCGACATCGAGTTCCACGAGATCATTCACCGCGCGTCGCAGGACGCGTTCGGGCGCGCCATAGTGTCGAGCATCCAAGGAAAAGCCGTGCGCTCGCCCCAGTACAGCGGCGACCCGACGCGCGAGGACATCGAGTTCACGCACCAGGCGCACGCGCGGATCGCGACGGCGCTGCTCGCCCGGGACGCCGACGAAGCGGCCGAGGCGATGCGGGACCACATCACGTCCGCCTGGGCCCGCCGGCGCCCGCTCGACGAGTCCGGGACGTGA